The DNA sequence ttatatcatccacaaatagtagtactttgatttcttcctttccaatttttatcttactgatctccttttgttgtctaattgctctaactagaactttgagtactatagtAAATAGATCAGGGGAGTGGGCAGATGTATCTTGTCCCTgtttttagtagaattgcttctagtttctcttctTTAAATTTGGTGTTGACTGTTgcattgatatatttttattttattatgtttagatcaTGAATTCCTGTCCTgttcaagacttttaacatgaaggggtgatATATtctgtcaaaggccttttcagcatctaatgagctAAATATGTGACTTTTTCATTTGAGATTGTTTgtatagtgtattatgttgatggattttttgTATACTGAACCATAAATACATTCCTAGGATGAAAATGACTTGATCATAATGAATGATAGTTTtggtgtattcttggattcagttcaTGAGATATGtcttgcttatgtttttttttttttttgagacagggtttctctgtgtagccttggctgtcctggcactcactttgtagaccaggctggcctcgaactcagaaatccgcctgcctctgcctcccaagtgctgggattaaaggcgtgcgccaccgcgcccggCTTGCTTATGTTTTATATCAATATTCTTAAGTGAAATTGAtcttaagttctctttctttgtagagtctttctgtggtttaggcaTCAGGGTGACTATGTCTTCAGAGAACAAATTTCgtagtgtttcttttgtttctatttttttgaatTGGTTGAGGAGAATTTTACTTGCTCTTCCTTTACATCTACTCCTCtggggtgtatttgcttcttgcTTTCAGGGGTGCCattaagttgctagtatgggATCTCttcaattatttgtttatttatttacttactttattaaATCACCCAGTACTATAAATTTCCTtgtaacactgctttcattgtgtcccataactttgtgtctgttgtgcattcattttaattgaattctaaaaagtctataATTTCTACCCtgaccaagttttcattgagtagagttgttcagcttccatgagaaCGGGGCTCTCGTTtggttctgttgttattgaaTTCAAACCATAGTCCATATGATTTTATAGAATGCATAGGATTCTGTCAAtcttcttgaatctgttgaggttgttttgtttctgattataTAGTCAaattggagaagataccatgaggatctgagaagaaggtatattcttttgttttggggtgaaatgttctgtagacatctgtgAAATCCATTTGATTTGTAACTTCtactagtttcactgtgtctatgtttagtttctgtttcaattgtGTTTCAGTAGTTTCTGTTTGAATTTTTTCCATTGTGAGAGTAGTgtattgaagtcttccactattattgtgtgaggtttgatgagtgttttgagctttagtaaagtttattttatgaatgaatgtACTCTTGGCTTTGGtgcatagatgctcagaattgagacttcattttGGTGGATGTTACCTTTGATAGATAtgcagtgtccttccctatctattttgattagttttggttaaaattctattttattggatgttagaatggctattccagcttatttcttggtaccatttgcttgggagaattttttcagccttttattctgaagtaatgtttgtttatatcactcaaatgtgtttcttatatgcaacaaaatgttggatcatgtttatgtatccagtttgCTAGTCTGTGGCTTCTTATTGGGTATTGGTATCCATTGATGTGAAGGGATATTAGGAAATGATgattattaattcctgttatttttgtagttagagatttactctgtctctgtctgtctctctctctgtctctctctctctctctctctctctctctctctctctctctctctctctcttttgagatgATCAATTTTTTGGTTGTCCTTGAGTATAGttatcctccttgtgttggagatttccttCTAGTGTTCTCTTTAGGGCTGAATTAGTAGAAAGAGCTTATTTATATTTgactttgtcatggaatatctttgtttctccatctatgatataTGGGAATTTTTCTTGGTAGAGTAGAGTGGACTGGCATTGTGGTCTCCTAGAGACTGCATGGTGTCTGCCTagactcttctggcttttagcGTCTCTATTGAGAGATATCTTGTatacaaaagcaatctacagattcaatgcaatcatcatcaaaattccaacgaaattattcacagagacagaaagagaaagtctTAAATTCTTCTGGATTAACAAAATAAGCAGGACactgaaaactattctcaacaataagagaacttctgggggaatcaccatccctgacctcaagctgtattatgGAGCAAtcataataaaaaccacatggcaATGATatagagacagatagatcaatggaatagaattgaagtcccagaattaaacccacacatctatggtcacctaatctttgacaaagaagctaacaccattcagaggaaaaaagacagcatattcaacaaattgtgctAGCTTAAGTGGaggtcatcatgtagaagaatgtgaattgatccatttttatctccagtacaaagctcaagttcaagtgtatCAAAGACTTCTACAtagaaccagatacactgaatctaatagaagagaaagtgacattgaacacattggcacaaaGGAAAGTTTCATGAACAGAACGCCAATGgctcaggatctaagatcaactatagacaaaAGGGATCTCATAtaattgaaaagcttttgtaCGGCATAGggcactgtcaacaggacaaaatggcaacctacggattgggaaaagatctttaccatccctgtatctgatagagagctaatatacaagttatataaagaactcaagaagttagaatccagagacACAAACAACCcctaaaaaatggggtacagagcaaaataaagaattctcatctgagaaCTGAAGGCCAAGAAATGAACCTacccacctatggtcacttgatctttgacaagggtgctaataccatccagtggaaaaaaagacagcattttcaacaaatggtgctcatACAACTGGTGgctattatgtagaagaatgcaaattgatccattcttatctccttgtataaaactcaagtctaagtagatcaaagatatccacataaaccagagacactgaagtttatagaggagaaagtagggaaaagacttgaagatatgggcacagggggaaaattcctaaacagaacagcaatggctgtgTTGTAAGATtaagagttgacaaatgggacctcataaaattccaaagcttctgtaacgcaacagacactgtcaataagacaaaaaggctaccactGATTGGGAAAGGgtttttaccaatcttaaatctgattagtgactaatatccaatatatactaaGATCTCAAgaatctggactccagaaattcaaataaccctattaaaaatggggctcagaactgaacaaagaattctcaactgaggaataaccgaaggactgagaaacacttttaaaaatgttcaacatccttaatcatcagggaaatgcaaatcaaaacaaccctgagattccacctcacaccattcagaatggctaggatcaaaaattcaggtgacagcaaatgctggccagaatgtggggaaagaggaacactcttcacTTGCTCATAGGattgcaagattgtacaaccactctggaaatcagtctggcttttctttagaaaactggacatagtactaccggtatATCCAGTGacacctctcctggacatatgctcagatgttccaactggaaacaaagacacttgctgcactatgttcatagtcaccttatttataatagccagaagctggaaagaacccagatgtccctcaacagaagaatagatacagaaattgtggtacttttacacaatggaatactactcagagattaaaaacaatgaatttggcTTTcaggataatgtttgaaatgtaaatgaagaaaatatctaataaaaattggaaagataaggaaattgaaaaaaatctggGTTCAAACATTGGGCAAATGAACAAATATGCATGGAAATAATCAAATGATTATACAAACAATGAATGACGGCTTTATGTATGGCATTGGCTCTACCATGATATAAAAGATTTTTAGTTTTGGGGTAGCCTAGGATCAGAATGAGGGTCTAGGAATTAGAAAGACCCCTGACagtctttttttgtgtttttttctactttaactatttgagagagaaagaagatgtaTTTAAGTGGGCAGTGGGATTGGTAGGATCTTAAAGGAGTTAGGGAAGGGGgaaaatgaccaaaatacattgcacaaaaattttttcaataaattatttttggaaaataaaaaagaaatcatggtctaatatctgcaacactatagaaacagaaaagttcTTTCTTATTAGAAAAGTACCATCTGACATTACACTAAATTCTTGTGGTTGTTCTTAGAAAATATGATAGGCTTATGACATTGACTCTAAGAGATCCTCATATACATCAATAAGATTTGTATTATGTGTCTTCCCAGAGGTCTAGCATGTTGTTATTCATCACATCTTTCTATAGAACATATTTAGAAGTCAGTTTCCATATCtgaggagagtgagaggagaaTGCCTACAAGATAGAAGACTGGAACAAATCAGTAGTTAATTATCATGCTAACTGTTTACATTTATTTCCAGTCTGAAACAGAACTGCTTATTTGAAAATAGGTCTAAAGCAGGAGGTTGCATGATTCTTGTGGTGATTAATATAATTGTCACTCAGGGCTTTCCCAAACCTAAAAAAGAcctagttctttttctttctgttccccattttcttactttctttcataTAAAGTTTttgacacacaaacaaacaacatttagTGATGATGAATATCAGAGTAATGACACACAATAATAGGAACCCAATCACATCTAGGGAGTGGTACTGAAACCAGCTGAGGTCATGGGCTGCCACACGAAGATGCTTGGCTCCTTTGTGACGCATGACAAACTCAATCCAGAAGACTGCTCGGTCCAGGGGCTTCACTGGCTGATCATGGTGGATTCTTGATAACCGCATGGCATTCTCTTTATAACTGAAAGATAAACACACCAAACCATCGTGTTGCTTATTTATAGAACATCTGAAATGTTACGCAAGCCACAAGATATATGTAAGTTTAGGATCTACTTTCTTGGACTTTGTTAGTTTCAGGGATCTTCAGGACTTTAAAGGAAAAGTAGTTGAAGCAATCTGTTCCTAAGACAACGTGATCAAAGGCAGACATAAAAAGTGCAACATCTAGTTTCGAATCAATGCTCTCATCTTTTTGAAACAATTGTGATATCAAGGAGCTATAGTGCCCAAGTCTGTTTAAGATAAAGATGGGGAGCCATACATATTTATCTGACCACTAGCATCTAGGTAGTTCAGGTTACTGACACAGAGAATAGGCAGTCAGCATAAGTCAGTCATTTTAGAGTTGAGGATTCTTTCACTCCTTAATGTGTTGGGAGCCCTACTGAAATTTATAGTTGTTTTATAGAATCAAATATTGTTTTATAGAATCAGATAATGGGAATAAAAACACTATACCCTATGTTGTCAATATTCTTAAGTACTATGTGGTTTAGTGTTAACATcaaattattttaagttaaatacTATTTTAGTCTTAcatactcaagcacacacacacacacacgcatacacacacacacaaactttctaaaattacttacatcattatttcttttgtacattaatatatttaaaataatggactaaataactattttatgcattaatgtttaaaataatcataaaatttaACCACTCTGATAGTTAATCAAAATTAGTCAAATTGCCATCAACTAAAAACTTGGTAAGAATCTAATGTAAAATCTATACTAACATTTATGCAAAAAATTAGCTATTCTTAAGAAATATCAATATTCCTAACCCTAATGTTATCCcctaaaatgtatcttttaataACCAAAATATTATGACACATTGACTCAGAAATATCTACtacataatattaatttttaaacataagaacactatatattatttttgaaaagaaatattaagcATATTATCAGTTCCACCTTGTATTTAAACAATACATCTAAgtgcttatatatttatttcttaaattgaaACTACAAGTGAATTTGTATAATCATAGTATATTTTACCAACATGTAGATTGGTACAATCTTCAAGCAAATATTTGTTCCCAGTTTCAGGAACTGACTCCAGCagatagaaaatgagaaaaaaaatgttctttttttttgcatttgttttatgttacctgtttgaaataaaacaaatataaaatataaaattttggaaaatgtcCAGAACGATGGCAAGGCTGCCAGCTTTCCACGCTGTAATACTTACGAAGGCTCATTAATGACTGCTCTCACAGCACTGAGTAAATCTGTGCTCGTCATTGTACTGATGCTGACTTTCAGGGCTGCTCCCTTGGCCTCCATGTGAGCAATGTTGTAAGGCTGATCTGCTAACATGGGAACACCCACCATAGGGACCCCATGGTAAATGGCTTCATAAATCCCGTTTGTTCCACCATGTGTGATGAAAGCTTTGGTTTTAGGATGTCCTGTTTGAGGGGCAGAGTGACAAGTCAGTATGGATTTCAAGCTATTATATTGGCAGGAAAATGCATAGTGTCAGTCACTGAAGATGTAATGTTTCCTCTAAAGGTTGGGAACTGGGGACATTGGTTCCCTAGAATTAATCCCTTCTTCACTGACTGAGAATCACTGGGGTGATGATATCTGATGAAGACTGCTTCTCAGCAGTCTTACCTGAGCATGCTCTTTTGTGacccaaagcaaaaccaaaacatatctaaattaatgaatgattatttcattttatttgtctcCACAGTAGAAGTGCCATATGAAAATTTAGATTATTTAATATTATCCACTGATTTGATGTCCTTTGCCTAACTCTACAGCTTTTCTCGCTCAAGTTCTTACCAAGAAGATCATTCTGGGGAATCCAATTAAAAAGCCGAGTATTGGATCCTAATGTGGCTGGCTTCTTGCCTGAGTATCTCCACAAAACCTGTTGAAGATATAAAAGAGCTACAGTGTTATTTACAATGCATAGCCTATACTTATTAGATGAGATTTGAGAAGATAGTATATTTGTGGCAGCTTGGAAAAATTAAGAGATATAGAAAACCTGTTCATACCCACCTCTTTGAAACAGCTTATAGTAATAGTCTAATAAACATAGCATTACTACCTTGATCTTTATTGTGGGAAACTAGCAGAATAAGAATTTACATGAAGAACTACTTTAATTAATCAGAATACTGAACATGAATGTCTCATACATTTAGTTCACATTATCTAGTGATTCCAATTATCATGCTCAAAATGTATCCTTTTTCCAAAAATATAACTATGTTTAATGCTTGTGgtaaatttatttcttatttatgtgatgacttccttctttcccttcacatgtttttcttatttgactctgtgtcttcccttctctttttgtttctgcttctgtcctttcctcttcATCCCTCTCTGGTcaatctctctccttctgtccctctaTATCtttgtctccctccttccccctctctctttctctctctttctgtttctctcagtGTGTTTTTCACTTTTTCTATATTAGTTAATTGATTAACAATTAACATTTCCCTACAGAATATTTTCTGTAGAGtgaaaaaaattcatataaagaaaaggtaaaatattgtagaagaaaattgtagaaataaaccctagtttttaaaagtattgttagcatatttcatataattttatgcACTTAGTCTAACATATAAAGAATCTtgtcacattttataaataaaagtatatagaaaatagaatcctatttattaaatttataaaatttattaaatataaattggaaaattaattatttttgacAATATTAGAATTCTGTATTTGAGAGTATAGAATATTCAATTTGGAAAGAATCAGAGACCCTAGGTTTCTACTTGCAATGAAGTATACTttggtaaaatattaaaaacatttatagtgtttatttttaagtctggTTTCTCTCTACTATGTGTATAACCTTTCCCTTTTTGTAAACCACCTTGCTAAATCATGACCAGAGGATTTTCTAACATTCCGTGACAGTCACAGGATTTCAAAAGTACTTGGATTGTTCTccatgagggtttgtgcctagtcttactgtactTTGTTATGCCAtcttcagttgatatccctggcaATTCAGCTCACTTCTTGAAGGGAAATGGGAAGGATGTGGGAGTTAGGGGAGGTGGTGTGGTGGACTCTGTGGAagaaaactgcagtcaggatataatgaataaaagaagaataaatgaaatataatctaGAAAGACCAGAAAAGCAACATCTCTCCTAGTCCTAAGTGCCAGTAGGCAAATGAGCAAACATAGCTAAACTGTAAAATATCATGTATATGTTCAATCAATATTCACTTAAAGCTGATGTCAGCTGCACTCACAGATTTAAGCTTCCATCTGTAAAGAACCCTGTAAGCTGTTCTCTGGGCTCCACTCTAAGCTGGTGTGTTCCCCAGGATCTCACATGAGGATATACCAACCTTCTGGGGAATCTGGGCAAGGACAGAGGCAATGAGGttggctttctcttctgtcaggtttTTGACTATTGACCCCAGTGAAAATACTACTACACCATGTTCTCCAGAGCTCTGAACAAATTCTTCCATTTCCTGCAAACATAacatactttttaataaaaacatgcgCCATCCTTACACATGGGttcctgcctttaatcctaatactctagagtcagagaaaggcagatctctgtgtgttcatggaaggtctggtttacacagtgagatccaggcATACACATCAAAACAGacattgacagacagacagacagacagacagagacacccaTAGTACCTAAATGATATTGAACTTTTACTTGAGTGAGTGTCATTATTGCCATAGTCTGCATTTTCAAAACTGGTGAAAGCCATCACTGACTTTTTTTGGTCAAAGTCTATTTTGCTAAAATACCTGAATATGAATAATATACCTCACCACATTCCCATGAGGGGAAAATGTCTAGGCTGTTTTGTGGAGTTTTGCATATGCAGAGACTCTAGTAAGTGAAATATAACAGTGTGGTGTGCACTTCCCTTGGCAAGcaatgtatatgtattatatctatctatgtatcatttaGGTATTGATTCATAAAACCCTATACAGCAAAATTCAGCTAACCTTGGTGACAGCTGTAGCTTATAAGAAAAGCATATTAAGATTATTAAAATAAGGTTTACATGTAAATATTCCCTTTCTAGCCTATACAGGAATAAAGAACGACCCAGAAAACATCATTTAATGTTCAATCTTCTGAAAATTACGTGCTTGataaatttgtatttctctgttcattttcaatggaaaggtttttttttcctattctatttACCTATTATCTTCTCTTTCTCAGCAATTTTCATTTCAACATACCTGACATTCACTTTCTTTCCTATACAACGTCTAAGAAAAGatatataattttctgttttaccTAAAAAACCCCTGGCTTCATACTCATAGGGGCCCCATCTATCATCTGAATTTACCTGTATTATTACTTTTCCTTGATGTTCATGACCTTAATTCATACCAATGCCCCATCTTTTAGACATCTCGGAAGTTTTCTTCAGTGAAGTAATAAATCTTTGACTCTTTAACACATGTAGTTGAAAGGCAAACTCGTCATTGTTAATTCTGGCTAATTTTTCTACCAATTATTACTACAGCACTGAAGGTCAGCACACCTATTCTCTCCTGATACTAAGGTCTGTTTTGCCCTAATTCTGAAGGCCTTCTACACATGCTTTCTCTGACTCATTAAACCTTGAAAGGTTTGCAAGTACTATCATGAAGTTGTCTTCCTCTGTCAAGCTGTTGAGTTCAAATAACTGATCACAGGTCTATCAGGTACATAAAGAATGCTGTTGGAAGGctctttggtgtttttttttgggACTCCTTTTTTCCCACAAAGGTGTCACAAAGACACTTTGAATACATTACCTCTGCATTTTATTCGCAATGCTAAATTCTTTAATAACAtttggaagacacaagtttcatTTAAGAGTAACTACTATGATGACAGGAAATTTTACTGTACAGAGAACACTACATAGCATTACCTTTGATACTGAAATTATTAACCTTGAAGGAAAAGAATCAGTTTTTGTATTGCAAAACAATTAAGACTGTCTCTGTCATCAACCTACCTTAGGTAAAGGCTTGGCAGGTTTACAGTGCATTCCTCCCACAAAGTCAAAATTTGGTAAATGTGGACGAGGAAACTCAACATCCCAATATGTGCGGATTAGCCAAATGTCAGCTTTCCCCACAGTCTTACAGAACGTTGTGGGCCTTCCTTGAAAACACACAGAAGGTTGAGAGAACAAAATCAGCACTCAGGTTTGCTGTGGGAGAAAATGTACCATAGGAAGGCTAGAGGCCAGTGGCTGGTGTCTTTCAATTTGATACAAATATAGACAtagctgggaagagggaatctctgTTGAACAAATAAATACCTGTATCAAATTGGCCTCTAGGAAAACCATTAGAATTTATTCTTGATTGATGATCATTGTGGCAGAGCCCTGCTCACTGTGAAGGCATTATGACTCCTGGGAATAAAGACCTAGAGGatataaggaagctggctgaacCAGCTCTTAGTAGCAGATATTAAGTACTGTTCCATCCTGGCTTCCACTTCAGTCATTGCCTCTAGTCAATGCTTCCCTCAAAAAACTGTGACCCAGGatatgtaagctaaataaaccctttccttttcgaatttcttttggtcatgatgtttcatcacaccAATAGAACggaatggaatggaatagaatagaatagaatagaatagaatagaatagaatagaatagaatagaatagaatagaatagaaaagaatagaatagaatagaatagaatagaatagaatagaatagaatgcatatgagagtgagtgtgtgtacatttgtgtagtTTAAAGGAAGTTAAGTTAAATGGGGTTATAATGTTTCCACAAAGGGCCATAGACTATATAATAAAACACCAGTACCAGACATGGGAAAACTGCCTTTTGGGTTATTAGAACTATGAACAACAATGAACAAGTCTATGAACAACAATGTATCTCTTGCAAGATATCCACAATAATGCAATAATGACACATTTACTAGTTAATAACTACTGTTTAGTTGGACTGAAGACCTTCTCAGTAATAGAATTTAGATCTTGTGTTATAAGCCTAGCCAACTATTCATGGCTAGTGAGGTCAACCAAAGAAAAATCTACTACTGCTACTTTCTTGAACCTGTTTCATTTCTAAGTGCATTCTAGGCATCTATAACTTtatccacagataaatgtagaTATAAGCAGACCTTTGGAGGTCCAATACTAATTGGTGCAATTTTTCCCAATATTGATGGGAAAAATCTCCCATGACCCATTCTAAAATGAAATCGAGGGGGGAGATCCATCAGTCTTTTCTAGAAATGAACTCCATGTATGTTATCCCCTACCAAGTCAaccataaacacataaatatatgagCAATCCTaaatgtattcatgtgtatatgtgtgtgtttgtggtgtatatatatgtgtgtatttacttatatgtgaatcaaaaataattttaaaagaagtcagGAACTTGGAAGGAGTAGGTATGTCATCAGAAGAGTTGGAGGAGACACAGATGATAGACTTGCTCTAAATACAGCAGtcttgtatgaaattctcaaaataaaaataattaaattaaattaagtaaTACATTTGTTCACTTCAGTGTTGTATATGCAACAATCATTTTTGCTTAGTGATTATTAAGAATTACAGAATCTGGAATCTTTAACAACCAAAAATTGATGATAACCTATCTAATATTTTCCTGTACTGTGAATTGCATTCTCCCCACTAGGAAAGAAGTATATAATCTTGCACAGGACAAGTCACAGAGCAGAGTTCATTGAAAGGATGAAATTTGGAATGAGTCCTGACATCTTATGACATTTCCTCATTTGCTAGGGCTTGAATGGAAAGCATCTTACAGAAATGGAATGCAGATGTATTcacttttttctctcctctcctctcctctcctctcctctcctctcctctcctctcNNNNNNNNNNNNNNNNNNNNNNNNNNNNNNNNNNNNNNNNNNNNNNNNNNNNNNNNNNNNNNNNNNNNNNNNNNNNNNNNNNNNNNNNNNNNNNNNNNNNNNNNNNNNNNNNNNNNNNNNNNNNNNNNNNNNNNNNNNNNNNNNNNNNNNNNNNNNNNNNNNNNNNNNNNNNNNNNNNNNNNNNNNNNNNNNNNNNNNNNNNNNNNNNNNNNNNN is a window from the Mus caroli chromosome 5, CAROLI_EIJ_v1.1, whole genome shotgun sequence genome containing:
- the LOC110293925 gene encoding UDP-glucuronosyltransferase 2A3, which translates into the protein MVSEKWVVAFFLLQLCWAGCGFCSKVLVWPCDMSHWLNLKTILEELAARGHEVTVLKYPSIIIDQSNLFPLHFENIPLLYEIETAENHVNEIANLAVNVIPNLSLWEATRTLQDFFLQLTGDFESICRSVLYNQKFMDKLRDAKYDVVVIDPVIPCGELVAEVLQIPFVYTLRFSMGYYMEKHCGQLPIPLSYVPVVMSELTDNMTFTERVKNMMFSLFFEYWLQQYDFEFWDQFYSETLGRPTTFCKTVGKADIWLIRTYWDVEFPRPHLPNFDFVGGMHCKPAKPLPKEMEEFVQSSGEHGVVVFSLGSIVKNLTEEKANLIASVLAQIPQKVLWRYSGKKPATLGSNTRLFNWIPQNDLLGHPKTKAFITHGGTNGIYEAIYHGVPMVGVPMLADQPYNIAHMEAKGAALKVSISTMTSTDLLSAVRAVINEPSYKENAMRLSRIHHDQPVKPLDRAVFWIEFVMRHKGAKHLRVAAHDLSWFQYHSLDVIGFLLLCVITLIFIITKCCLFVCQKLYMKESKKMGNRKKKN